From Oryza sativa Japonica Group chromosome 4, ASM3414082v1, one genomic window encodes:
- the LOC4335559 gene encoding fatty acyl-CoA reductase 1, giving the protein METGGIAERFRDKTILITGATGFLGKLLVEKILRVQPEVRKLYLLVRAPDAIAAEERVLTEVVGNGLFDVLREQYGAGFHSFIKEKIYALPGDVTHENFGLESYDILQLSQKVDIIVNGAATTNFMERYDVALATNTTGVVHLCQFAKQCDNLKMVLHVSTAYVAGEQAGQIFEKPFQIGTALRLDYQLDIEAELQLVDKIKSELGINSDSKLEKITMRKLGLERAVHFGWPNTYTLTKAMGEMLLQQLGQDLPVVIVRPSMITSTFQEPMPGWIEQTRTIDVIFVAYNDQTLPCFIFDGSVIFDLIPGDMVINAMMAAINSQWNKQAQVIYHVTSSHQNPVPLSLIEESLYKYFHKNPRTSKDGKAIQNEKILTFNRLVYFQAYMILRYKVPLEMMRAANVLLGGIYTKNYYELNRGYNILMTVAKLYAPYVFFKGWFDDTNLRKLWKATAMDQNDDASIFNFDPKCINWSSYLVNTHIPAAIKYANNQKTKARSA; this is encoded by the exons ATGGAGACAGGAGGCATAGCGGAGCGTTTCAGAGACAAGACTATACTCATCACCGGCGCTACTGGCTTCCTGGGAAAAT TGCTGGTGGAGAAGATACTACGAGTTCAGCCGGAGGTGAGGAAGCTATACCTGCTAGTTCGTGCTCCGGACGCCATAGCTGCCGAGGAACGTGTTCTCACTGAG GTTGTAGGAAATGGTCTATTTGATGTTCTGCGAGAACAATACGGTGCTGGGTTCCACTCCTTCATCAAGGAAAAAATATACGCTCTACCTGGAGATGTGACGCATGAAAACTTTGGGCTTGAGAGTTATGACATCCTGCAGTTATCCCAGAAGGTAGATATCATCGTCAATGGAGCTGCAACGACAAACTTTAtggagag GTATGATGTCGCTTTAGCAACAAATACAACAGGAGTCGTGCATTTATGTCAGTTTGCAAAGCAGTGTGATAACCTCAAGATGGTGCTTCATGTTTCCACCG CTTATGTAGCCGGTGAGCAAGCAGGCCAGATATTCGAGAAACCATTCCAGATCGGTACAGCATTACGACTGGATTACCAGTTGGACATTGAAGCTGAGCTGCAACTAGTGGACAAGATCAAGTCAGAACTCGGAATAAACAGTGACAGCAAGTTAGAAAAAATAACCATGAGGAAACTTGGGCTTGAAAG gGCCGTGCACTTTGGTTGGCCAAATACATACACACTGACGAAAGCTATGGGGGAGATGTTACTTCAACAATTGGGACAAGACCTTCCCGTTGTCATCGTCCGGCCAAGCATGATAACAAGCACTTTTCAGGAACCAATGCCTGGGTGGATAGAACAAACTAG GACAATTGATGTCATATTTGTTGCATACAATGACCAAACCCTTCCATGTTTTATATTTGATGGTAGTGTTATATTTGACCTG ATACCTGGGGATATGGTGATCAACGCAATGATGGCAGCCATAAACAGTCAGTGGAATAAACAAGCTCAAGTGATATACCATGTGACTTCCTCTCACCAAAATCCCGTACCGTTATCTCTTATTGAAGAATCATTGTACAAATACTTTCACAAAAATCCACGTACAAGTAAAGATGGGAAGGCAATACAAAATGAAAAAATTTTAACGTTCAATAGGTTAGTATACTTCCAGGCATACATGATTCTACGGTACAAGGTACCATTGGAG ATGATGCGTGCAGCAAATGTACTGTTGGGAGGGATATACACCAAGAACTACTATGAGCTTAACCGAGGCTACAACATTTTAATGACTGTGGCAAAGCTGTATGCCCCATATGTATTCTTCAAAGGATG GTTTGATGACACCAACCTGAGGAAACTGTGGAAGGCGACGGCTATGGACCAAAATGATGATGCATCCATATTTAATTTTGATCCTAAGTGCATTAACTGGAGCTCATACCTCGTGAACACCCACATTCCAGCTGCTATAAAGTATGCCAATAACCAGAAGACGAAAGCACGCAGTgcataa